CTTTAAAACTTATTTTTTGAAATATTTAAAAGAGGATAATATTTTTAGATAACCTTAAAAAGTGCTTTATTTAAATAGTTTAGTGAAGAAAAGAATTGGATTAGGTACTTGGTCGTGGGGGAATAAGTTTTTTTGGAATTATCAATCTAAAAATGACGATGATCTACGTGAGACATATAATGAAGCTTTACAAAGGGGTTTTAATCTAATTGATACTGCAGATTCTTACGGAACTGGGAATCTTCAGGGTAGAAGTGAATTTTTGATAGGCAAATTTTTACTAAATACTCCCTCTGCAAAGAAAAAAAGAATTCAAGTAGCAACTAAACTTGCGCCTTATCCTTGGAGAATCGGTGAAAGAGGTTTTAATAAACCTTTTTTGAAAAGTTTAGAAAGACTCAATAACAAATTAGATATAGTGCAATTACATTGGTCAACTGCAAAATATTATCCTTGGCAGGAATTAGGGCTTTTGAATAATCTTTGCGATTTAAAAGATCAAGGCTTTGATTTTCAAATCGGCTTATCAAATATAGGCCCTAAAAGATTGAAGAAATTAATAAATTTCTTAGCCAAAAGAGATCAGAGCATAAAAAGTGTTCAGATACAGTTTTCTTTGCTTGCTCCCGATTTAGGAAAACAATATCAGGTAAAAAAAATTTGCGAAGAACATAATATTGATTTCTTTGCTTATAGTCCTTTGTCTTTTGGAATACTTTGTATTGATCCAGATCAAGAAGAAGATAAAGAAAAAAGTTTTATTCGTAATGCTTTATTTGAAAACTATAAAAAACCAACATATGA
This sequence is a window from Prochlorococcus marinus XMU1419. Protein-coding genes within it:
- a CDS encoding aldo/keto reductase, producing the protein MKKRIGLGTWSWGNKFFWNYQSKNDDDLRETYNEALQRGFNLIDTADSYGTGNLQGRSEFLIGKFLLNTPSAKKKRIQVATKLAPYPWRIGERGFNKPFLKSLERLNNKLDIVQLHWSTAKYYPWQELGLLNNLCDLKDQGFDFQIGLSNIGPKRLKKLINFLAKRDQSIKSVQIQFSLLAPDLGKQYQVKKICEEHNIDFFAYSPLSFGILCIDPDQEEDKEKSFIRNALFENYKKPTYELRRCLKRIAYQRSVSQAQVAINWCCYQGTIPIVGMRNKSQVIDISNVFNWNLNKNEFKVLQESSKKCLKKMPKNPFSSN